The segment TTTTATCGAGCTGATCTTTTTCGATCTGCTGGATGATTGCGTTGGTCATGGTTTAACCCTCTTTGATGTGCCCGCGTGCGACATACTGATCCCAAAGGTCAGGACGCCGAGCACGGGTAATTTCTTCTGCCTGAGCATGCCGCCAGGCTTGTACCTTGGCATGATGTCCGGAAAGCAAGATCTCCGGCACGTCACGCCCGTTCCAATTGGCCGGGCGCGTGTAATGCGGATATTCAAGCAACCCGGTTTCAAAGCTTTCCTCGTCGACGGATTCGGTCTTGTTGACCACACCTTCGATAAGGCGAATGCACGATTCAATCAGGACCATGGCCGGCAGTTCGCCGCCCATGAGGATGTAATCGCCAATGCTGATTTCCTCGACCGCGTGTTCATCAAGTACGCGTTGGTCGATACCTTCGTAACGACCGCACAACAGGATGGCACCCGGTCCGGCTGCCAATTCGCGGCAACGTTTCTGGTTCAGCATTTTCCCGCGCGGGCTGAGATAAATCAGCGGCAATTGCGGAGCTTCCGCACGCAATTCGCGCAGGGTGGCGTCGACAATATCCGGGCGCATGACCATACCGGCCCCACCCCCGAAAGGATTGTCGTCAACAGTGCGGTGACGGTCGGTTGCATGATCACGGATGTCTTTGACATCCAGCGACCAGATCCCGTTTTCCAGTGCCCGTCCGGCCAGAGACTGGCCGAGCGCGCCCGGGAACATTTCCGGGAACAGGGTTGCAACCTTGGCCTGCCACACAGACATCGATCAGGCCTCCTTTCCGCTGCCGGTCGCAGTTTCTGCGCCTACTGCATCGGCAGTGACGGCATCAGAATCGCGGTCGGCCTGAGAGTCCTTGCGGGAGTTGCCCGGACGACGGGTACGATTGCCCGGTCCTTCTTCTTCCTGCAAAAGCCCCTCGGGCGGATTTACCACCAGCTTGCGTTCCGAAAGCACCACATCGGGCACGACTTCCTTGGTAAACGGCAGAACGACGACTTTGCCACGGACTTCTTCCAGCGCGATTTCGATCACATCGCCCGCACCAAAATCAGCCACACCCCGTACGGTCCCGAACAGCGAACCATCAACATGATGGGCTTTCAGGCCGACAAGATCGGCAAGATAAAATTCGTCTTCGTCTTCCGTTTCCGGCAGGGCCGTCCGCGGTACATAAAGCTTGGTACCCCGCAGCCGTTCGGCCGCGTCCCGGTCGTTCACACCATCGATCTTGGCGATCAGCTGGTCGCGAACATGTCCGACAGGAGACAGTTTGAATTTCGCCTGTCCCTTGGCGTCGAACAACGGGCCGTAACCGACAAGGTTATCCGGATCGACGGTATAGCTTTTGACGCGCACGGCACCACGCACCCCGTGCGGGGCGGTGATCATGCCGACGCA is part of the Thalassospira lucentensis genome and harbors:
- the trmD gene encoding tRNA (guanosine(37)-N1)-methyltransferase TrmD; this translates as MSVWQAKVATLFPEMFPGALGQSLAGRALENGIWSLDVKDIRDHATDRHRTVDDNPFGGGAGMVMRPDIVDATLRELRAEAPQLPLIYLSPRGKMLNQKRCRELAAGPGAILLCGRYEGIDQRVLDEHAVEEISIGDYILMGGELPAMVLIESCIRLIEGVVNKTESVDEESFETGLLEYPHYTRPANWNGRDVPEILLSGHHAKVQAWRHAQAEEITRARRPDLWDQYVARGHIKEG
- the rimM gene encoding ribosome maturation factor RimM (Essential for efficient processing of 16S rRNA), which codes for MADTRKSKTDDAFVCVGMITAPHGVRGAVRVKSYTVDPDNLVGYGPLFDAKGQAKFKLSPVGHVRDQLIAKIDGVNDRDAAERLRGTKLYVPRTALPETEDEDEFYLADLVGLKAHHVDGSLFGTVRGVADFGAGDVIEIALEEVRGKVVVLPFTKEVVPDVVLSERKLVVNPPEGLLQEEEGPGNRTRRPGNSRKDSQADRDSDAVTADAVGAETATGSGKEA